Proteins from one Phyllobacterium zundukense genomic window:
- the leuB gene encoding 3-isopropylmalate dehydrogenase, with protein MAARKLLLLPGDGIGPEAMAEVRKIIAYMNAELNSDFSLEEGLVGGCAYDVHGKAISEADMAKALAADAVLFGAVGGPEWDSVPYDVRPEAGLLRLRKDMELFANLRPAICYPALADSSSLKKEIVEGLDILIVRELTGGVYFGEPKEIRDLGNGQKRGIDTQVYDTYEIERISGVAFELARTRGNKVTSMEKRNVMKSGVLWNEVVTATHKTKYPDVKLEHMLADAGGMQLVRWPKQFDVIVTDNLFGDMLSDIAAMLTGSLGMLPSASLGAPDAKTGKRKALYEPVHGSAPDIAGTGAANPIAMIASFAMCLRYSFNMVAEADRLEAAVAGVLEDGLRTGDIMSEGKTKVGTVEMGDAILAKFQALAT; from the coding sequence ATGGCAGCAAGAAAGCTTCTCCTTCTTCCGGGGGATGGTATCGGCCCCGAGGCAATGGCCGAAGTCCGCAAGATCATCGCCTATATGAATGCGGAACTGAACAGTGACTTCTCATTGGAAGAGGGGCTTGTTGGCGGCTGCGCCTATGACGTGCATGGCAAGGCGATCTCCGAGGCCGATATGGCAAAAGCTCTGGCCGCCGACGCGGTCCTGTTTGGCGCTGTTGGCGGACCAGAGTGGGACAGCGTTCCCTATGATGTGCGCCCCGAGGCGGGCCTCCTGCGTTTGCGCAAGGATATGGAGCTTTTTGCCAACCTGCGGCCGGCGATCTGCTATCCTGCACTTGCCGATTCATCGTCCTTGAAAAAGGAAATTGTCGAAGGTCTCGACATATTGATCGTCCGCGAACTGACGGGCGGCGTCTATTTCGGCGAACCCAAGGAAATTCGCGACCTCGGCAACGGCCAGAAGCGCGGCATCGATACACAGGTCTATGACACCTATGAGATCGAGCGCATCTCTGGCGTTGCCTTTGAGCTGGCGCGCACGCGCGGCAACAAGGTGACGTCGATGGAAAAGCGCAACGTCATGAAGTCGGGCGTTTTGTGGAATGAAGTGGTTACGGCTACTCACAAGACGAAATATCCAGATGTCAAACTCGAACATATGCTAGCCGATGCCGGCGGAATGCAGCTCGTTCGCTGGCCTAAACAGTTCGACGTCATCGTCACCGACAATCTGTTCGGCGACATGCTTTCCGATATCGCCGCAATGCTCACCGGCTCGCTCGGTATGCTGCCGTCGGCTTCACTCGGTGCGCCCGACGCCAAGACTGGCAAGCGCAAGGCGCTTTATGAGCCGGTGCACGGCTCGGCGCCGGACATTGCCGGGACAGGCGCAGCCAACCCGATCGCGATGATCGCGTCGTTCGCGATGTGTCTGCGGTACTCGTTCAACATGGTCGCCGAAGCTGACAGGTTGGAGGCGGCCGTAGCCGGTGTGCTCGAAGATGGCCTTCGCACGGGGGATATCATGTCGGAAGGCAAGACCAAAGTCGGGACCGTTGAGATGGGTGACGCAATTCTCGCCAAATTCCAGGCTCTTGCAACGTAG
- a CDS encoding MFS transporter: MTTTTVADDSSRGMTREEKKVIFASSLGTVFEWYDFYLYGSLAAFIGTAFFSEYPEATRNIFALLAFAAGFLVRPFGALVFGRIGDLVGRKYTFLITIMIMGLSTFLVGILPGSASWGIAAPIILIALRMLQGLALGGEYGGAATYVAEHAPNNRRGYYTSWIQTTATLGLFLSLVVILIIQNWLGKEAFAAWGWRIPFILSFILLGISVWIRLSLSESPAFQRMKEEGKGSKAPLSEAFGQWKNAKIALIALLGLTAGQAVVWYCGQFYALFFLQNVLKVDGQSVNIMIAIALLLGTGFFVFFGWLSDKIGRKPIIMAGLALAILTYFPLFKALTWAANPALAMAQQNIRATVTAAPGDCKFQFNPTGTAKFTTSCDIATSYLTRNSVPYDVVATAAPGTVATVKIGSETVESYDATAAGADAKAKDVAFAKSVNIALQDGGYPLVRDPVKVVDSKLDALVAANPKLALDAAAIRGGEKTLVPVDQAIKDKLLTAEEAAGATEVPVYTVPGAGAFKMVADPAAVNWTKVIAILFVLVLYVTMVYGPIAAILVEMFPTRIRYTGMSLPYHIGNGWFGGLLPATVFAMSAFKGDIYYGLWYPIIVAAMTLIIGLIFVRDTKGVDLHDIK; this comes from the coding sequence ATGACAACCACTACTGTGGCCGACGATTCTAGTCGGGGTATGACGAGGGAGGAAAAGAAGGTCATCTTCGCTTCTTCGCTCGGAACCGTTTTCGAATGGTACGATTTCTATCTCTATGGTTCCCTGGCCGCTTTCATCGGTACCGCCTTCTTCAGTGAGTATCCGGAAGCGACGCGGAATATCTTCGCGCTACTGGCCTTCGCCGCAGGCTTCCTGGTTCGGCCATTCGGCGCCCTCGTTTTCGGACGCATCGGTGATCTTGTCGGCCGTAAATACACGTTCCTCATCACCATCATGATTATGGGTCTGTCGACCTTCCTTGTCGGTATTCTTCCAGGTTCAGCCAGCTGGGGTATTGCCGCGCCCATCATCCTTATTGCCCTGCGCATGCTGCAAGGGCTCGCTCTCGGGGGTGAGTATGGCGGTGCAGCAACGTATGTCGCTGAACACGCACCAAACAATAGACGCGGCTACTATACGTCCTGGATTCAGACCACAGCAACACTTGGTCTTTTCCTTTCCCTCGTCGTCATCCTGATCATTCAGAATTGGCTCGGCAAGGAAGCGTTTGCTGCATGGGGTTGGCGTATTCCATTCATTCTATCTTTCATACTCCTCGGTATCTCCGTCTGGATCCGTTTGTCCTTGAGCGAATCGCCGGCGTTCCAAAGAATGAAGGAGGAGGGTAAAGGCTCCAAGGCACCGCTATCGGAAGCCTTCGGGCAGTGGAAGAACGCCAAGATCGCTCTCATCGCGCTCCTGGGCCTCACTGCCGGCCAGGCCGTTGTCTGGTATTGCGGCCAGTTCTACGCATTGTTCTTCCTGCAGAACGTCCTGAAGGTCGACGGCCAGTCAGTCAATATCATGATCGCCATCGCGCTCCTGCTCGGAACCGGTTTCTTCGTCTTCTTCGGCTGGCTTTCCGACAAGATCGGTCGCAAGCCTATCATCATGGCCGGTCTTGCCTTGGCAATCCTGACGTATTTCCCGCTGTTCAAGGCATTGACCTGGGCAGCAAATCCTGCGCTCGCCATGGCACAGCAAAATATTCGAGCGACCGTCACAGCTGCACCGGGCGACTGCAAGTTCCAGTTCAATCCGACTGGCACGGCCAAGTTCACTACCTCGTGCGATATCGCGACCTCTTACCTGACTCGCAACTCGGTTCCCTATGACGTCGTGGCAACGGCGGCACCAGGTACTGTAGCGACGGTGAAGATCGGCTCGGAAACGGTCGAGTCCTACGACGCAACAGCCGCCGGAGCAGACGCAAAGGCAAAGGACGTGGCTTTCGCCAAAAGTGTCAACATCGCGCTTCAAGACGGCGGCTATCCCCTCGTCCGCGATCCGGTGAAGGTCGTCGACTCGAAGCTTGATGCTCTGGTCGCGGCCAATCCGAAACTGGCTCTCGATGCTGCCGCGATCCGCGGTGGCGAAAAGACGCTCGTTCCGGTTGACCAGGCCATCAAGGACAAGTTGCTGACCGCAGAAGAGGCTGCCGGCGCAACCGAGGTGCCGGTCTATACTGTTCCCGGCGCAGGCGCGTTCAAGATGGTTGCCGATCCGGCCGCTGTCAACTGGACAAAGGTCATCGCGATCCTGTTCGTGCTCGTGCTCTATGTGACAATGGTTTATGGTCCCATCGCCGCAATCCTCGTCGAGATGTTCCCGACCCGCATCCGCTACACCGGCATGTCCTTGCCCTATCATATCGGTAATGGCTGGTTCGGCGGGCTGCTCCCGGCGACGGTCTTCGCAATGAGCGCGTTCAAGGGCGATATCTACTACGGCCTGTGGTATCCGATCATCGTTGCAGCCATGACCCTGATAATCGGTCTCATTTTTGTCCGTGATACCAAGGGAGTCGATCTCCACGACATTAAGTGA
- a CDS encoding aspartate-semialdehyde dehydrogenase: MSFKVAVVGATGNVGREMLTILEERGFPVSEVVALASRRSQGTEVSYGDRTLKVKNLENYDFSDTDICLMSAGGNVSKEWSPKIGAQGCVVIDNSSAWRYDSNVPLIVPEVNPDAIVGFTKKNIIANPNCSTAQLVVALKPLHDKARIKRLVIATYQSVSGAGKDGMDELFQQSRAVFVADPVEAKKFTKRIAFNVIPHIDVFMEDGSTKEEWKMVAETKKMLDPKIKLTATCVRVPVFIGHSEAVNIEFESPMSAEEAREILSDAPGCLVVDRHEDGGYITPYEAAGEDATYISRIREDITVENGLSIWIVSDNLRKGAALNAIQIAELLVARGLIQPKKIAA, translated from the coding sequence ATGAGTTTCAAGGTTGCGGTTGTTGGTGCCACAGGCAATGTGGGCCGCGAAATGCTTACAATACTGGAAGAGCGCGGGTTTCCGGTCAGCGAAGTCGTGGCGCTTGCGTCGCGCCGTTCGCAGGGAACCGAGGTGTCCTATGGCGACCGGACGCTTAAGGTCAAAAACCTCGAGAATTACGATTTTTCCGATACGGATATTTGCCTGATGTCTGCCGGCGGTAACGTCTCGAAGGAATGGTCGCCGAAGATCGGCGCGCAGGGTTGCGTTGTCATCGATAACTCCTCCGCTTGGCGTTACGATTCAAACGTACCGCTGATCGTGCCGGAAGTTAATCCCGATGCAATTGTCGGCTTTACCAAGAAGAACATCATCGCCAATCCGAACTGTTCGACTGCGCAGCTCGTGGTCGCGTTGAAGCCATTGCATGATAAGGCCAGGATCAAGCGCCTGGTCATCGCGACCTATCAATCGGTTTCGGGTGCCGGCAAGGACGGAATGGACGAACTGTTTCAGCAGTCGCGGGCGGTATTCGTCGCCGATCCGGTGGAGGCCAAAAAGTTTACCAAGCGCATTGCTTTCAATGTCATTCCACACATTGACGTCTTCATGGAAGATGGCTCGACCAAGGAAGAGTGGAAGATGGTCGCCGAAACCAAGAAGATGCTCGATCCGAAGATCAAGCTCACGGCGACTTGCGTGCGCGTACCAGTGTTTATTGGCCACTCGGAAGCGGTAAATATCGAATTCGAAAGCCCGATGAGTGCCGAGGAAGCCCGCGAGATCCTGAGCGATGCGCCGGGCTGCCTGGTCGTGGATCGCCACGAAGATGGTGGCTATATCACGCCTTACGAAGCTGCCGGTGAAGATGCCACCTACATCTCGCGTATCCGCGAAGATATTACGGTCGAAAATGGTCTTTCCATCTGGATCGTTTCCGACAACCTTCGCAAGGGCGCAGCACTTAATGCAATCCAGATTGCCGAGCTTCTGGTTGCGCGCGGGCTCATCCAGCCGAAGAAGATCGCGGCCTGA
- a CDS encoding MarR family winged helix-turn-helix transcriptional regulator, translating to MNATSGKAPDSLLKLENFLCFAIYSTANAVTRAYQPRLVALGLTYPQYLVMAVLWERESQTVKSIGDKLSLDSGTLTPLLKRLESAGLITRRRDTVDERQVLIGLTGNGRAMRERAEAVPIAMGKAFGCTLDEAKGLRAELITMRDNLIASIDAANKRAQFSRALL from the coding sequence ATGAACGCAACATCGGGAAAGGCACCGGACTCGCTGCTCAAACTGGAAAACTTCCTGTGCTTCGCTATCTACTCGACCGCCAACGCCGTTACGCGCGCCTATCAACCGCGCCTGGTGGCGCTCGGCCTGACCTACCCGCAATATCTTGTGATGGCGGTACTCTGGGAGCGCGAAAGCCAGACGGTTAAATCGATCGGCGACAAGCTCAGCCTTGATTCCGGCACGCTAACCCCGCTTCTAAAACGCCTGGAAAGCGCGGGCTTGATTACACGCCGCCGCGATACGGTTGATGAGCGCCAGGTTCTGATCGGACTGACTGGCAATGGCCGCGCCATGCGCGAACGGGCCGAAGCTGTGCCCATCGCTATGGGAAAGGCATTCGGCTGCACCTTGGACGAGGCAAAAGGGCTGCGTGCCGAGTTGATTACCATGCGCGACAACCTCATCGCGAGCATCGACGCAGCAAATAAAAGGGCGCAGTTTTCCCGCGCCCTTCTATAG